The following is a genomic window from Saprospiraceae bacterium.
TGTAAGCGGCCAGATAGCCACTCATGGTATAGCCATCATGAGCGTACGTGAAGGCCTTGATTTTGAAACATCAATAGAGAGTGACACTTGCCATTTTAATTACGTAGTCCCCCGGATTTTAAATAAATATGGCAATGACATCCACCTGTTTAGAGATCCGACTCGTGGTGGTGTAGCTACGGTACTCAATGAGATAGCCAGAGACAGCAATCTGGGTATCGACATAGATCAGAAATATATAAAAGTATCAGATGATGTAGCTGGTGCCTGCGAATTGCTCGGTTTAGATCCACTTTATGTGGCCAATGAAGGCGTATTTATAGCTGTGGTCAATGAATCAAAAGCGGCAGATATATTGGCTGAAATTCAAACTTGGGAAAATGGACAAGATGCTTTCATCATAGGAGAAGTGGTAGAAACACATCCCAGGCAAGTTATTATAAATAGTAACATCGGCGGTAAAAGAGTGGTCAATATGCTATTGGGTGAACAATTGCCAAGAATATGTTAGACAATCAAATAATAAATATTACCCTGAAGAAGGCGATGCCAGTTACTGAAGGCCTGATTGCGCCACAAATTTCTGTAGAAGACCATATTTTCTATGGTGAGGAGGGAAATCCCTTTTTGGCTCCTCGAGGCGTCTTCATCTCTGGAAATAAACTTATGGTTGCCGATACGGGACAAAACAGGGTTTTTATATGGAATCAGATACCAAAAACTCCTTATCAAAAGGCCGATGTTGTCCTCGGGCAGTTGCTTACGACAGATACAGGTCGAAATAGCGGAGACTCTGTACATGCTAACACACTCATGTATCCATCAGGAATATGGACAGATGGCCACAAACTGGTAGTCGCTGATGCGTGGAATCACAGGGTGTTGGTATGGCATATTTTCCCTACATCACACGGACAATCAGCGGATGTAGTGATAGGCCAAAAGGACTTTTTTAGTAATCAACCCAATATTTTAGGAATCGGCCAAACCCCAAATGCACAGTCCTTAAATTGGCCTTACGGCGTATTTAGTGATGGGTCTCGGCTCTATATTGCAGATACCGGAAATCGGAGAGTGCTCGTTTTTAATGAATTTCCTACTGAAAACTTCAAAGAAGCAGATGCCGTCATAGGTAAACCCAATTTTGAAGAAAGAGATTATGAAAACACCGATGCTATTTGGCCATATTCCGTCAAACTTAATACAAAAGGTCACATAGCTATTACAGATACGCAATATTACCGTGTTTTGCTTTGGAATTCTGTAGAAAAAGCGCTATCATCTTCATCTGAGATCATCATCGGGCAACCTGATATCGATAGTAGTGGACAAAATCAATTCAACTTATATCCTAAAGAAAATACTTTGTCTTGGTGTTATGATACTTGTTTTTATAAAAATGGAATATTCGTAGCAGATACCGGCAACAGCAGGATACTATGGTTTGAAAGTTTACCATCAGCAAACAACCCAAGTGCGCAAAGTCTGATAGGTAAAAAAGATTTCAATACAGGTAGCGAAAATGCAGAATCTATTTTTGGTACAGAAAAATCAATGTATTGGCCATTCTCGATTAGTGTGGATGAAGTTGAAAATAAATTAGTCATAGCAGATACCGGCAATCACAGAATTATTTTTCATACTTTAATGATCTAACGGATATGACAGACCAAGAAATTATTGACAAATACGACCCAAAAGAATTACTACTCCTAGTCTTGAAAGGGATGGAAGTTGCAATTCACAATCATGATGGAAAATATGTAGAAGTCGAAAACGGATATTCCATTGAAGTAGAAGGTAAATCTCTGTACAAACTTTTACACAAGGGACAAGTCGTAGCACCATTTGCTGACGTGGTAGAAATGTGTGGATTTATAAAAATGGGGTAACTTATGCAAGATAAAATAGAGATGTCGATCATTGCTTTGTCAAAAAGCAAAACATCAGAAAACAATTATGTAATAGTTTTAGAAGACGAAAATAGTAAAAAAAGATTACCTATACTTATTGGAGGTAATGAAGCGCAATACATCGGTATAGTCTTAGAAAGGCTCAACACTAAGCGCCCGATGACTCATGACTTGCTGAACACCACAATAGAAGCATTAGGCGGAAAAGTAAAGTACATATATATTCATGAGTTAAAACAAGAAATTTTTGTAGCAGAGGTTGTCATCCAACAAAAAGAAAGCGCTGATTTAGTGCATATCGATGCTCGGGCTTCCGACGCCATTGCTTTAGCTACAAAAACTGGTGTTCCTATTTATACCAATGAAGATATACTAAACCAAGCAAGTTTTCTCAATGAAATCTATGTCATAGAGAGTAATAAAACTTCATTTAATGATTACTCAATACCTGAATTGGAAGAATTGCTTTTGAAAGTAATCCAAAAAGAAGACTATGAGAGTGCCATCAGAATCAGAGAAACTATTCAAAGAAAAAAGTCAAACCTAAATTCCTAAATCTGATCATCATGCACGAAATATCATTGGTAAGAAATGTGTTTAATACCCTACATCATGAATTTGATGATGAAACGATACCAAAAATAAAAAAAATAAAGATTATAGCAGGAGTCCTTTCCAATATTGAACCTATATTGATGCAAAATGCTTTTGAAGCAGTGGTCGCTACGGATGCTCCCGAGTTTAAAGATGCTATTATGGATATACAAATATTACCAGTCATCATCGAATGTCTGCATTGCCAAACTAAGTCAGAAATAAAGAACTATACTTTTGTCTGTTCATTTTGCCAAAAACCAAGTAATAATATCATACAAGGCAATGAATTATTGATCAGTGGTGTGGAAGTGGAGTGAGCTGAGATTCTTTGTGAGCATACTGCATTTTTCTATAAATCAATGTTTTTGGCGTGAAACAAAAATGTCCTTTCCTCTGCCTGAGTATTCAAATGTGTATTTAATGCGCTGTAAGGCAATACTTTTCCGCTTTTCAAGAGCATATTGATTTCTCCGGATTTAGTATCATACGGATAGATAACTTCCTTTTTTTCGGCAAAAAAATATTTTATTTCATCATCAGTCAATTGGTGTGCTTCCTGAAATATTCTTTTATTTTCAAGAAAAAATGCCATTGACGCTTCAGTACTCAATGATACTTTCAGTAACTTTCTTTCCAATACATTTTTACACAATGCGGCAAATATTCGGTCTGGATGATTGACTGACCTTTTGATCATCCACAGGATATCCATATCATCGAGTTGTACGTAATTGGATAAGAACTCAGGCTGATGCAGGAAATCTTTTTCATCGCCTTTCAAACTTAAGAAATAATTCAACTCATCAGAAGATGGTATCCCGATACCTGAAATAGCAAGATAACGAGCTCTGTTTAATACAGCAATCAACATTATCTCTGCAGATATTACCGTCTTATGAAGATATACCTGCCAATACATCAAGCGCCTGGCCATCAGAAATTTTTCTATAGAATAAATACCTTTTTCTTCGATGACCAGTTGTTCATCAGATACATTCATCATAGTGATGATACGATCATAGCCAATGATGCCTTCAGCTACACCTGAAAAAAAACTGTCTCTGGTCAAATAATCCATTCTATCTACATCTATTTGCCCGGAAACAAGCTGATGTAAAAATGGCCTGTTGTAGCTTCCTCTAAATATGGAAAGTGCCAAACTAAAATCTTTACCTAAGTCTTCTCCGATTTTCTCCATGATGATCAGTGAGATCTTTTCATGATGCACGTCTGCCAAGGTATGTTCTAAAGCATGAGAAAAAGGTCCATGTCCAACATCGTGCAATAAAATTGCAATACAAACTGCTTCAAATTCGCTATCGGAAATACTTACACCCTTTGATCTGAGTGTGTCTATAGCTCTGCACATCAGATGGGTCGCCCCTAATGCATGCTGGAATCGTGTATGCATTGCACCGGGATATACATAGTGAGAAAGTGCCTGTTGAGATATCCTGCGCAATCGCTGAAAGTAAGGATGATCTATAATTTCATATATCGCATCAAACGGAAATCTGATCAATCCGTAAATAGGATCATTAAATATTTTCTTTTTGTTCATCAGGTAAAAATAATATTAAAATCTGAACGTTAAGTATTGATACAATGTTTAGTGGGTATTATAAATTGCACCTTTT
Proteins encoded in this region:
- a CDS encoding NHL repeat-containing protein, whose amino-acid sequence is MPVTEGLIAPQISVEDHIFYGEEGNPFLAPRGVFISGNKLMVADTGQNRVFIWNQIPKTPYQKADVVLGQLLTTDTGRNSGDSVHANTLMYPSGIWTDGHKLVVADAWNHRVLVWHIFPTSHGQSADVVIGQKDFFSNQPNILGIGQTPNAQSLNWPYGVFSDGSRLYIADTGNRRVLVFNEFPTENFKEADAVIGKPNFEERDYENTDAIWPYSVKLNTKGHIAITDTQYYRVLLWNSVEKALSSSSEIIIGQPDIDSSGQNQFNLYPKENTLSWCYDTCFYKNGIFVADTGNSRILWFESLPSANNPSAQSLIGKKDFNTGSENAESIFGTEKSMYWPFSISVDEVENKLVIADTGNHRIIFHTLMI
- a CDS encoding HD domain-containing protein, with product MNKKKIFNDPIYGLIRFPFDAIYEIIDHPYFQRLRRISQQALSHYVYPGAMHTRFQHALGATHLMCRAIDTLRSKGVSISDSEFEAVCIAILLHDVGHGPFSHALEHTLADVHHEKISLIIMEKIGEDLGKDFSLALSIFRGSYNRPFLHQLVSGQIDVDRMDYLTRDSFFSGVAEGIIGYDRIITMMNVSDEQLVIEEKGIYSIEKFLMARRLMYWQVYLHKTVISAEIMLIAVLNRARYLAISGIGIPSSDELNYFLSLKGDEKDFLHQPEFLSNYVQLDDMDILWMIKRSVNHPDRIFAALCKNVLERKLLKVSLSTEASMAFFLENKRIFQEAHQLTDDEIKYFFAEKKEVIYPYDTKSGEINMLLKSGKVLPYSALNTHLNTQAEERTFLFHAKNIDL
- the hypE gene encoding hydrogenase expression/formation protein HypE, with product MPKMDFDIITLGHGSGGLLTNKLLESGVFNLFSNEYLNQKHDGATLSLNGQVAFSTDSYVISPIFFPGGNIGELAVNGTVNDLAMCGAKAKYLSLSFIIEEGLRMDEFWEILLSIKAAAEKAQVLIVTGDTKVVERGKGDKIFINTSGIGIIHPEANISISNVRVGDKIIVSGQIATHGIAIMSVREGLDFETSIESDTCHFNYVVPRILNKYGNDIHLFRDPTRGGVATVLNEIARDSNLGIDIDQKYIKVSDDVAGACELLGLDPLYVANEGVFIAVVNESKAADILAEIQTWENGQDAFIIGEVVETHPRQVIINSNIGGKRVVNMLLGEQLPRIC
- a CDS encoding hydrogenase maturation nickel metallochaperone HypA, producing the protein MHEISLVRNVFNTLHHEFDDETIPKIKKIKIIAGVLSNIEPILMQNAFEAVVATDAPEFKDAIMDIQILPVIIECLHCQTKSEIKNYTFVCSFCQKPSNNIIQGNELLISGVEVE
- a CDS encoding bifunctional nuclease family protein — encoded protein: MQDKIEMSIIALSKSKTSENNYVIVLEDENSKKRLPILIGGNEAQYIGIVLERLNTKRPMTHDLLNTTIEALGGKVKYIYIHELKQEIFVAEVVIQQKESADLVHIDARASDAIALATKTGVPIYTNEDILNQASFLNEIYVIESNKTSFNDYSIPELEELLLKVIQKEDYESAIRIRETIQRKKSNLNS